From the Acidovorax carolinensis genome, one window contains:
- the phnL gene encoding phosphonate C-P lyase system protein PhnL, whose translation MNNSPILQMKGVAKRFTLHHQNGIELPVLGDVDLAVCPGECVVLDGPSGMGKSTLLKMVYANYRASEGSITVRSASGALVDVTQATPRALVQLRRDTIGYVSQFLRVIPRVSALDVVAEPLAEDAAGDRTALEAAREQARQWLVRLRIPERLWHLPPATFSGGEQQRINIARNMIKPKPLLLLDEPTASLDAANTETVIALIREAVERGAALVGIFHDVHVGAAVATRRVNVGDFRGAPA comes from the coding sequence ATGAACAACTCCCCCATTCTTCAGATGAAAGGGGTGGCCAAGCGCTTCACCCTGCACCACCAGAACGGCATCGAACTGCCCGTGCTGGGCGATGTGGACCTCGCCGTGTGCCCCGGCGAATGCGTGGTGCTTGACGGCCCCTCGGGGATGGGCAAGAGCACCTTGCTCAAGATGGTCTATGCCAACTACCGCGCCAGCGAAGGCAGCATCACCGTGCGGTCGGCCAGTGGCGCACTGGTGGATGTGACCCAGGCCACGCCGCGCGCGCTGGTGCAGCTGCGACGCGACACCATCGGCTACGTGAGCCAGTTTTTGCGGGTGATTCCTCGCGTTTCGGCACTCGATGTGGTGGCCGAACCGCTGGCCGAAGACGCCGCGGGTGACCGCACCGCGCTGGAGGCTGCGCGTGAGCAGGCGCGCCAATGGCTGGTGCGTCTGCGCATTCCCGAGCGCCTGTGGCATTTGCCCCCGGCCACGTTCTCCGGCGGCGAGCAGCAGCGCATCAACATTGCCCGCAACATGATCAAGCCCAAGCCGCTGCTGCTGCTCGATGAGCCCACGGCCTCGCTCGATGCAGCCAACACCGAAACCGTGATTGCCCTGATCCGCGAGGCGGTGGAGCGCGGTGCCGCCCTGGTGGGCATCTTTCACGACGTCCATGTGGGTGCGGCCGTGGCTACGCGCCGCGTGAATGTGGGCGACTTCCGGGGGGCGCCCGCATGA